One window of Marinobacterium aestuarii genomic DNA carries:
- the phnN gene encoding ribose 1,5-bisphosphokinase, whose amino-acid sequence MSSEPMIRGRLVYLMGASGSGKDTLLQTLRTQAPDAAGLLLAHRYITRPWHAGGENHIELSQQEFDRRQHLGLFSLHWQAHGLSYGIGVEAQAWLEAGCNVLVNGSRAQLQQAQQRFGAALLPVLLQVNEAVLRRRLEARGRESEAAIAARLLRAREYAKGINNGVSVINNDGPIDQAAHALCRLLTTPDTINGGGDS is encoded by the coding sequence GTGTCTTCTGAACCCATGATTCGCGGTCGTCTGGTCTACCTGATGGGCGCCTCTGGCAGCGGCAAGGACACGCTGCTGCAAACGCTGCGCACCCAGGCCCCCGATGCGGCCGGGCTGCTGCTGGCCCATCGCTATATCACCCGTCCCTGGCACGCCGGGGGCGAAAATCATATCGAGCTCAGCCAGCAGGAGTTCGACCGACGCCAGCATCTCGGGCTCTTCAGCCTGCACTGGCAGGCCCACGGCCTGAGCTATGGCATCGGCGTTGAAGCCCAGGCCTGGCTGGAAGCCGGCTGCAATGTTCTGGTGAATGGATCCCGCGCTCAGCTGCAGCAGGCGCAGCAGCGCTTTGGGGCCGCCCTGCTGCCGGTGCTGCTGCAGGTAAACGAAGCGGTGCTGCGCAGGCGACTGGAGGCGCGCGGTCGGGAATCCGAGGCCGCTATCGCCGCGCGCCTGCTGCGGGCCCGGGAGTACGCTAAGGGTATAAATAATGGGGTCAGCGTTATTAATAACGACGGCCCCATCGATCAGGCCGCCCATGCGCTTTGCCGCCTGCTGACAACGCCTGACACGATAAACGGGGGCGGCGACTCATGA
- a CDS encoding sugar phosphate isomerase/epimerase family protein, giving the protein MKLSICTDVMGDLSFTDMLDKCVALGVEGLEMTGGGWSAGPHFRADELLADRGLLKKKLNEIEARGLEIAALNCSANPLDPGAMGERHLREMEQTVRLAGAIGVKKIVTMSGLPAAAPGDSVPNWLVYTKSWPNEMPERDRYQWEDCAFPLWQRLVKLANEAGVEKYALENFSAMLVWNPETLFRLRDEVGPKVGMNLDPSHLFWKGACPIAGARALGEAIHHVHGKDTRIERGLAEINGLLELKGVDDVANRAWNYVAVGAGHDLQWWKEFFSVVRMQGYNDWVSLEMEDFTMSTEAGIQSSIDALKQSISR; this is encoded by the coding sequence ATGAAACTTTCGATCTGTACCGATGTAATGGGAGACCTGTCTTTCACAGACATGCTCGACAAATGTGTAGCGCTGGGCGTTGAAGGCCTGGAGATGACCGGCGGCGGCTGGTCCGCAGGGCCGCATTTTCGTGCCGATGAACTGCTGGCCGACCGGGGCCTGCTGAAGAAAAAACTGAATGAAATCGAAGCCCGCGGCCTCGAGATCGCCGCGCTGAACTGTTCGGCCAATCCCCTCGATCCAGGCGCAATGGGCGAACGTCACCTCAGGGAAATGGAGCAGACCGTCCGCCTGGCCGGCGCAATCGGCGTCAAGAAAATCGTGACCATGTCCGGACTTCCGGCCGCAGCGCCGGGTGACAGCGTGCCAAACTGGCTCGTCTACACCAAGAGCTGGCCCAACGAGATGCCGGAACGTGACCGCTATCAGTGGGAAGACTGCGCCTTTCCGCTCTGGCAGCGCCTGGTGAAGCTCGCCAACGAGGCCGGTGTCGAGAAATACGCGCTGGAGAACTTCTCGGCCATGCTGGTATGGAACCCCGAGACCCTGTTCCGCCTGCGCGATGAAGTCGGCCCCAAGGTCGGCATGAACCTGGATCCGTCGCACCTGTTCTGGAAAGGGGCCTGCCCCATCGCCGGGGCCCGGGCGCTGGGCGAGGCGATCCACCATGTGCATGGCAAGGACACCCGCATCGAGCGCGGCCTGGCCGAGATCAATGGTCTGCTGGAGCTCAAGGGGGTCGATGATGTCGCCAACCGCGCCTGGAATTACGTCGCCGTCGGCGCCGGTCACGACCTGCAATGGTGGAAAGAGTTCTTCTCCGTCGTACGCATGCAGGGCTACAACGACTGGGTCAGTCTGGAGATGGAAGATTTCACCATGTCGACCGAGGCAGGCATCCAGTCATCGATCGATGCGCTCAAGCAAAGCATCAGCCGGTAA
- a CDS encoding sugar ABC transporter substrate-binding protein, which produces MKKILLTAIAATLLSGSVFAADIKIGVSLFSFDDNFLSVLRNSIEASANEAGVDVQMEDAKNEVGMQLNQVQNFIASGVDAIIVDAVDSDATQAITDDAAAAGIPLVYVGRRPINVDMLPDGQAFVASNEDESGTLQTQEVCRLMNGKGKVVVMMGTLGDNAALQRTKDIHDVIATPECSGLVIVEEQTADFMRTEGNDLMTNWLTAGLEFDAVIANNDEMAIGAIQALKASGRSMDSVIVSGIDATADALAAMQAGDLDVTVFQNAEAQGRGALETSLKLIKGEPVDKKVWVPFELVTPQNMDQYIKRN; this is translated from the coding sequence ATGAAAAAAATACTGTTAACCGCAATCGCCGCCACACTGCTGTCGGGCTCGGTGTTTGCTGCCGACATCAAGATCGGTGTGTCCCTGTTCAGCTTTGACGATAACTTTCTTTCGGTGCTGCGCAACAGCATTGAAGCCTCGGCCAATGAGGCCGGCGTGGATGTGCAGATGGAAGATGCCAAGAACGAAGTCGGAATGCAGCTGAATCAGGTGCAGAATTTTATCGCCTCGGGCGTGGATGCCATCATCGTTGATGCTGTGGATTCCGATGCTACCCAGGCCATTACCGATGATGCCGCCGCGGCGGGCATTCCACTGGTGTATGTGGGTCGACGTCCGATCAACGTCGACATGCTGCCTGATGGCCAGGCGTTCGTTGCCTCCAACGAAGACGAATCCGGCACCCTGCAGACCCAGGAAGTCTGCCGGCTGATGAATGGCAAGGGCAAGGTTGTGGTCATGATGGGCACCCTGGGCGACAACGCCGCGTTGCAGCGTACCAAGGACATCCATGATGTGATCGCCACCCCCGAGTGCAGTGGCCTGGTCATCGTTGAAGAGCAGACCGCAGATTTCATGCGCACCGAAGGCAACGACCTTATGACCAACTGGCTGACCGCGGGTCTGGAGTTTGACGCCGTTATCGCCAACAACGATGAAATGGCCATAGGCGCCATTCAGGCACTTAAGGCATCCGGCCGCAGCATGGACAGTGTGATCGTGTCCGGGATTGATGCTACCGCCGATGCTCTGGCGGCCATGCAGGCCGGTGATCTGGATGTCACCGTATTTCAGAACGCAGAGGCCCAGGGCCGCGGTGCGCTTGAAACCAGCCTCAAGCTGATCAAGGGTGAGCCGGTCGACAAGAAAGTCTGGGTGCCATTTGAGCTGGTAACACCGCAAAACATGGACCAGTACATCAAGCGCAACTGA
- a CDS encoding SDR family oxidoreductase produces MDLHIAGRTAIVCAASKGLGRACAEALAAEGVNLVINARTSDVLEQTAANIRSRYGVQVTAIAGDITTTEGRDAVLAACPAPDILVNNAGGPPPGDFRSWDDGDWHQALQNNMVSPIQLIKAVLDGMIERGFGRIVNITSGAVKAPIPALGLSNGARTGLTGFVAGLSRQVAEHNVTINNLLPGPFETDRLNATLAGAVKASGQSLEQVRQARKDTNPSKRFGDPDEFGAACAFLCSTQAGFIVGQNILLDGGAFPGTL; encoded by the coding sequence ATGGATCTGCATATTGCCGGTCGCACCGCCATTGTCTGCGCCGCATCCAAAGGCCTTGGCCGCGCCTGCGCCGAAGCCCTTGCCGCCGAAGGCGTTAATCTGGTGATCAATGCCCGCACCAGCGATGTACTGGAACAGACCGCCGCCAACATTCGCAGCCGTTACGGCGTGCAGGTCACGGCCATCGCCGGCGACATTACCACCACCGAAGGACGTGATGCGGTGCTCGCCGCCTGCCCGGCACCGGATATTCTGGTGAACAACGCCGGCGGCCCGCCGCCGGGTGATTTTCGCTCTTGGGATGATGGCGACTGGCACCAGGCGCTGCAAAACAACATGGTCAGCCCGATTCAGCTGATCAAGGCGGTTCTCGATGGCATGATCGAGCGGGGTTTTGGCCGTATCGTCAATATCACCTCGGGCGCGGTCAAGGCGCCCATCCCCGCGCTGGGACTCTCGAACGGCGCCCGTACCGGCCTCACCGGTTTTGTTGCCGGCCTCTCGCGCCAGGTGGCCGAGCACAATGTCACCATCAACAACCTGCTGCCAGGCCCGTTTGAAACCGACCGCCTCAATGCCACCCTGGCCGGTGCCGTCAAGGCCAGCGGCCAGTCGCTGGAACAGGTACGCCAGGCGCGCAAGGATACTAACCCCAGCAAGCGCTTTGGCGATCCGGACGAATTCGGCGCCGCCTGTGCGTTTCTGTGCAGCACCCAGGCGGGCTTTATCGTCGGCCAGAATATTCTGCTCGACGGTGGCGCCTTCCCGGGCACCCTGTAA
- a CDS encoding acyl-CoA dehydrogenase, giving the protein MAQHSSFNWQDPLLIDQQLNEEERQIRDMAHDYCQEQLQPRVLQAFRHEHFEREIMREMGSLGLLGACVDPQYGGSGLSQVGYGLIAREVERVDSGYRSAMSVQSSLVMYPIETYGSEAQKQRYLPKLASGEWVGCFGLTEPNHGSDPGSMITRAKKVEGGYRLSGQKMWITNSPIADLAVVWAKSDAHDNKIRGFIVERETEGFSTPKIQGKVSLRASVTGEIVLDDAFVPDENLLPDASGLSGPFGCLNKARYGIAWGVMGAAEFCWHAARQYCLDRTQFGRPLAANQLIQLKLANMQTEITLGLQAALQVGRLLDAGQGAPEMVSLIKRNNCGKALDIARVARDMHGGNGVSDEFGVIRHMVNLESVNTYEGTHDVHALILGRAQTGIQAFC; this is encoded by the coding sequence ATGGCACAGCACAGCAGCTTCAACTGGCAGGACCCTCTGCTGATCGATCAGCAGCTTAATGAAGAAGAACGCCAGATCCGCGATATGGCCCATGACTACTGTCAGGAGCAGCTGCAGCCGCGGGTGCTGCAAGCCTTTCGCCACGAGCACTTTGAGCGCGAGATCATGCGGGAAATGGGCTCTCTGGGGCTGCTCGGCGCCTGCGTCGATCCACAGTACGGCGGCAGCGGCCTGAGCCAGGTGGGCTACGGTCTTATCGCCCGAGAAGTCGAACGCGTCGATTCCGGCTACCGCTCGGCCATGAGCGTGCAGTCCTCCCTGGTGATGTACCCCATCGAAACCTATGGCTCAGAGGCACAAAAGCAGAGGTATCTGCCCAAACTCGCCAGCGGTGAATGGGTCGGCTGTTTCGGCCTGACCGAACCCAACCATGGCTCGGACCCGGGTTCGATGATTACCCGGGCCAAGAAGGTCGAGGGCGGTTACCGCCTCAGTGGCCAGAAAATGTGGATCACCAACAGCCCCATTGCCGACCTGGCCGTGGTCTGGGCCAAGTCCGACGCCCACGACAACAAGATCCGTGGCTTTATCGTCGAGCGTGAAACCGAGGGCTTCAGCACGCCCAAGATCCAGGGCAAGGTCAGCCTGCGGGCCTCAGTCACCGGCGAGATAGTGCTGGATGATGCCTTTGTACCGGACGAAAACCTGCTGCCCGACGCCAGCGGTCTCAGCGGCCCCTTCGGCTGCCTCAACAAGGCGCGCTACGGTATCGCCTGGGGCGTCATGGGCGCGGCGGAATTCTGCTGGCATGCCGCGCGCCAGTACTGCCTGGATCGCACTCAGTTCGGCCGGCCCCTGGCGGCCAACCAGCTGATTCAGCTGAAACTCGCCAACATGCAGACCGAAATCACCCTGGGGCTGCAGGCCGCACTACAGGTCGGCCGTCTGCTGGATGCAGGCCAGGGTGCGCCTGAAATGGTATCGCTGATCAAGCGCAACAACTGTGGCAAGGCACTGGATATCGCCCGCGTCGCGCGGGACATGCACGGCGGCAATGGCGTCTCCGACGAGTTTGGCGTTATTCGCCACATGGTCAACCTGGAGTCGGTGAACACCTACGAGGGCACCCACGATGTGCATGCCCTGATCCTGGGCCGTGCCCAGACCGGTATTCAGGCGTTCTGCTAA
- a CDS encoding CaiB/BaiF CoA transferase family protein, with product MSPKPLKGIRVLDLSRVLAGPWCSQQLADLGAEVIKIERPGRGDDTRAWGPPWLEGSTEAAYYLSANRGKSSVAIDIARPEGQQLIKQLLQDCDVLLENFKVGGLKRYGLDYDSLKADRPDLIYCSITGFGQDGPYAHRAGYDFMIQGMGGLMSLTGQPDSQPGGGPVKVGVAFADIFTGMYAANAIMAALFARQQSGTGTHIDLALLDVQVAVLANQSMNYLCSGQPPTRLGNAHPNIVPYQAFATLDGHLILAVGNDVQFGRFCATAGCQEVAADPRFASNQARVEHRDSLVPLLQACLATRTTADWLSALETAGVPCGPINNLQQVFDDPQVQHRGLQFDLPHPSGGTAPMVGNPIRFNGQALNANSAPPTLGQHTDQVLLQLGLSAEDCHRLRQQGLIA from the coding sequence ATGAGCCCGAAGCCCCTCAAAGGTATCCGCGTACTGGATCTGTCCCGCGTGCTGGCCGGCCCCTGGTGCAGCCAGCAGCTGGCAGACCTGGGGGCCGAGGTGATCAAGATCGAGCGGCCCGGGCGCGGCGATGATACCCGCGCCTGGGGGCCGCCCTGGCTCGAAGGCAGCACTGAAGCGGCCTATTACCTCAGCGCCAATCGCGGCAAGTCATCGGTCGCCATCGATATCGCCAGGCCCGAAGGGCAGCAGCTGATCAAACAGCTGCTGCAGGACTGCGACGTCTTGCTGGAGAACTTCAAGGTTGGTGGCCTGAAGCGCTATGGCCTGGACTACGACAGCCTCAAGGCCGACAGGCCGGATCTGATCTACTGCTCAATCACGGGCTTTGGCCAGGACGGACCCTACGCCCACAGGGCCGGTTACGATTTCATGATTCAGGGCATGGGCGGGCTTATGAGCCTCACCGGCCAGCCGGACAGCCAGCCCGGTGGCGGGCCAGTCAAGGTGGGTGTCGCCTTCGCCGATATTTTTACCGGCATGTACGCCGCCAATGCCATCATGGCGGCGCTCTTTGCGCGCCAGCAAAGTGGCACAGGCACCCATATCGACCTGGCCCTGCTGGATGTGCAGGTCGCGGTACTGGCCAACCAGTCGATGAATTACCTCTGTTCCGGTCAGCCGCCGACACGCCTGGGCAATGCCCATCCGAATATAGTGCCCTACCAGGCCTTTGCCACCCTGGATGGCCACCTGATTCTGGCGGTGGGCAATGATGTGCAATTTGGCCGCTTCTGCGCTACCGCAGGTTGCCAGGAGGTAGCCGCAGACCCGCGCTTTGCCAGCAACCAGGCCCGGGTTGAGCACCGTGACAGCCTTGTGCCGCTGCTGCAGGCCTGCTTGGCAACACGCACTACCGCCGACTGGCTGAGCGCACTGGAAACCGCCGGCGTGCCCTGCGGCCCGATCAACAACCTGCAACAGGTGTTCGACGACCCTCAGGTGCAACACCGTGGCCTGCAGTTCGACCTGCCCCACCCGTCTGGCGGCACCGCACCCATGGTGGGCAACCCTATCCGCTTTAATGGCCAGGCGCTGAACGCCAATAGCGCCCCACCCACCCTCGGCCAGCACACCGACCAGGTGCTGCTGCAGCTCGGTTTATCGGCCGAGGACTGTCACCGACTGCGCCAACAAGGCCTGATCGCGTGA
- a CDS encoding alkene reductase: protein MPSLFDPVKIGAIELNSRIVMAPLTRCRAEDGRVPGDLMLEYYSQRASAGLIISEATAVTPMGVGYPDTPGIWNQAQVAGWRRITDAVHAKGGKIVLQLWHVGRVSDPMYLDGALPVAPSAIAPAGHVSLVRPERPFTTPRALETEEISDIVEAFRQGAENAQAAGFDGVEIHAANGYLIDQFLQDSSNKRSDAYGGSVENRARLLLEITDAVLSVWDAGRVGVHLSPRGDAHDMGDSDPAAIFGHVASALSARNIAFICAREAEGEDSLVPTIKALFSGAFIANERFTGESANAWIEDGRVDAVAFGVPFIANPDLPQRLRQQAELNTPDSSTFYASGAEGYTTYPAI from the coding sequence ATGCCGTCATTATTTGATCCGGTAAAAATTGGTGCGATCGAGCTGAACAGCCGTATTGTCATGGCGCCACTGACCCGGTGCCGGGCAGAGGACGGTCGGGTCCCCGGTGATCTGATGCTGGAGTATTACAGCCAGCGCGCCAGCGCAGGACTTATTATTTCTGAAGCCACCGCCGTGACGCCCATGGGTGTGGGATATCCCGATACGCCCGGGATCTGGAACCAGGCTCAGGTTGCTGGCTGGCGGCGCATTACCGATGCGGTGCACGCCAAGGGTGGCAAGATAGTGTTGCAGCTGTGGCACGTAGGGCGCGTGTCTGACCCCATGTATCTTGATGGCGCCTTGCCGGTAGCCCCAAGCGCCATAGCGCCGGCCGGACATGTCAGTCTGGTGCGGCCCGAGCGGCCCTTTACAACGCCACGGGCACTGGAAACCGAAGAAATATCGGACATAGTAGAAGCCTTCCGCCAGGGTGCGGAAAACGCCCAGGCCGCCGGTTTTGACGGTGTGGAAATTCATGCTGCCAACGGCTATCTGATAGATCAGTTCCTGCAGGACAGCAGCAACAAGCGCAGCGATGCTTATGGCGGCTCGGTGGAAAACCGCGCCCGGCTGTTGCTGGAAATTACCGATGCAGTGCTCAGCGTCTGGGACGCGGGCCGGGTGGGCGTACATCTGTCGCCCCGTGGCGATGCCCATGATATGGGCGATTCGGATCCTGCGGCGATATTTGGCCATGTTGCCAGCGCACTGTCGGCGCGGAATATCGCCTTTATCTGTGCCCGCGAAGCCGAGGGTGAAGACAGCCTGGTGCCGACAATAAAGGCGCTGTTCAGCGGCGCCTTTATTGCCAACGAGCGCTTTACCGGCGAGAGCGCCAATGCCTGGATCGAGGATGGCCGGGTGGATGCGGTGGCCTTTGGCGTGCCCTTTATTGCCAACCCGGACCTGCCGCAGCGCCTGCGTCAGCAGGCTGAGCTGAACACGCCGGACAGCAGCACCTTTTATGCATCAGGTGCCGAGGGCTATACCACCTATCCGGCTATCTGA
- a CDS encoding NnrU family protein → MNAMVLGLALFFGVHALPLLAGVRQRLIEVLGRWFYLGLFSLGSLTGLSLVVQGYQQIGAQRLWPAVEFGRPLAIALMPLALILIIAAYLPTFIKRKVRHPMLLGVALWAAVHLLANGDLASTLLFAPFLAYALLDMLLSKVRKTLIPVRSPQLVYDILAVIFGLMAYSALLLSHGRLFGAALL, encoded by the coding sequence ATGAACGCAATGGTGCTGGGGTTGGCGTTGTTTTTCGGCGTGCATGCACTGCCGCTGTTGGCCGGTGTGCGGCAGCGGCTGATCGAGGTGCTCGGGCGATGGTTCTATCTGGGACTGTTTTCGCTCGGTTCGCTGACCGGGTTAAGCCTGGTGGTGCAGGGGTATCAGCAGATCGGGGCCCAAAGGCTCTGGCCGGCCGTGGAATTTGGCCGCCCCCTGGCCATTGCGCTGATGCCCTTGGCACTGATCCTGATCATCGCGGCTTATCTGCCGACCTTTATCAAACGCAAAGTGCGCCACCCGATGCTACTCGGTGTGGCGCTCTGGGCTGCAGTACATCTGCTGGCCAATGGCGACCTGGCATCGACCCTGTTGTTCGCTCCCTTCCTGGCCTACGCGCTACTCGACATGCTGCTGAGCAAAGTGCGCAAGACACTGATACCGGTCCGCAGTCCGCAGTTGGTCTACGACATTCTGGCGGTGATCTTCGGTCTGATGGCGTATAGCGCGCTATTGCTCAGTCACGGCCGCCTGTTCGGTGCGGCGCTGCTTTGA
- the phnP gene encoding phosphonate metabolism protein PhnP codes for MPELEFLGTGDAGQVPRWGCDCGACQRARLDPARKRRPCSAALHTEEGTTLIDAGCTDLAERFAFDDIRRVLLTHFHMDHVQGLFHLRWGQCRSKIPVYRPDDPKGADDLYRHPGVFEFQPPCPAFERQQFPGFNLTPLPLLHSRPTQGLLIETPRTRLAWLTDTLGLPRVTQDFLQQQPRLDWLVLDCSEPPRQTPPRNHNDLTRALHTHHLLTPGRTLLTHIGHEFDDWLESDRGDLPATVSIARDGLRISL; via the coding sequence ATGCCTGAACTGGAGTTTCTCGGTACCGGTGATGCTGGCCAGGTCCCGCGCTGGGGCTGTGACTGCGGTGCTTGCCAGCGGGCACGCCTGGATCCGGCCCGCAAACGCAGGCCCTGCAGCGCCGCGCTGCATACTGAGGAGGGTACGACCCTGATTGACGCCGGCTGCACTGACCTCGCCGAGCGTTTCGCTTTCGATGATATCCGCCGGGTACTGCTGACCCACTTCCACATGGACCATGTACAGGGGCTGTTTCACCTGCGCTGGGGCCAGTGCCGCAGTAAAATTCCGGTCTACCGCCCCGATGATCCCAAGGGAGCAGACGACCTGTACCGGCACCCCGGCGTATTCGAGTTCCAGCCCCCCTGCCCGGCCTTTGAGCGCCAGCAGTTCCCAGGCTTTAACCTGACCCCGCTGCCACTGCTCCATTCACGCCCAACCCAGGGACTGCTGATTGAAACCCCCCGTACCCGGCTCGCCTGGCTCACCGATACCCTCGGCCTGCCGCGCGTCACCCAGGATTTTTTACAGCAACAGCCAAGGCTCGACTGGCTGGTACTCGACTGCAGTGAGCCACCGCGACAAACACCCCCACGCAACCACAACGATCTGACCCGAGCGCTACACACCCATCATCTGCTCACCCCAGGCCGCACCCTGCTGACCCATATTGGCCATGAATTCGATGACTGGCTTGAATCCGACCGTGGCGACCTGCCGGCAACGGTGTCCATTGCAAGGGACGGCCTGCGCATTTCACTGTAA
- the phnM gene encoding alpha-D-ribose 1-methylphosphonate 5-triphosphate diphosphatase, with the protein MILTNARIVLSNEVVEGSLHIEKGVIQSVDQGLSSLPGAIDCEGDLLLPGLVELHTDNMEKYFTPRPGVTWPGVSAVKTHDAQMISAGITSVFDAVSIGDVIEGSERLANLSRMVDALGEARRRGLMRADHLLHLRCEVSHADTLDNFHSLMQRTAVQLVSVMDHSPGQRQFANLAKYREYYQGKYKLSDAELEAFIQRQQDASARYSDSYRRDICDYCRQQGIALASHDDATRAHVEESVALGMAIAEFPTTLEAAQAAHKSGMAVLMGAPNVVRGGSHSGNIAAHVLASEGLLNVLSSDYYPASLLEGAFKLADLESNDYDLARAIALVTRRPADAAGLTNRGRIEQGARADLVWARQDAQREVHVEHVWKDGRRVF; encoded by the coding sequence ATGATTTTGACCAACGCACGAATTGTCCTCTCCAACGAAGTGGTTGAGGGCAGCCTGCACATCGAAAAGGGTGTTATCCAGTCCGTCGATCAGGGCCTTTCATCCCTGCCGGGCGCCATCGACTGCGAGGGCGACCTACTGTTGCCGGGGCTGGTCGAATTGCATACCGACAATATGGAAAAATACTTCACGCCCCGCCCAGGGGTGACCTGGCCCGGCGTCTCTGCGGTCAAGACCCATGATGCGCAGATGATCAGTGCCGGCATTACCAGCGTGTTCGATGCCGTCTCCATTGGCGATGTCATTGAAGGCAGCGAGCGCCTGGCCAACCTGTCGCGCATGGTGGACGCACTGGGCGAGGCCCGCAGGCGCGGCCTGATGCGCGCCGACCACCTGCTGCACCTGCGCTGTGAAGTCAGCCACGCCGATACGCTGGACAACTTCCACTCTCTGATGCAACGCACTGCCGTACAACTCGTATCCGTAATGGATCACTCGCCGGGCCAGCGTCAGTTTGCCAACCTGGCAAAATACCGCGAGTACTACCAAGGCAAGTACAAGCTCTCGGATGCAGAGCTCGAAGCCTTTATCCAGCGCCAGCAGGACGCCAGCGCCCGCTACAGCGACAGCTATCGCCGGGACATCTGCGACTACTGTCGGCAACAGGGCATCGCCCTGGCCAGCCACGACGATGCCACCCGCGCTCATGTCGAGGAGTCTGTTGCACTGGGCATGGCGATCGCTGAATTCCCCACCACGCTGGAGGCGGCACAGGCCGCACACAAAAGCGGCATGGCGGTGCTGATGGGCGCGCCCAACGTGGTGCGCGGCGGATCGCACTCCGGCAATATCGCAGCCCATGTGCTTGCCAGCGAAGGCCTGCTCAATGTGCTGTCCAGCGATTACTACCCCGCCAGCCTGCTGGAGGGCGCCTTTAAACTGGCTGATCTTGAGAGCAATGACTACGATCTGGCCCGCGCCATCGCCCTGGTGACCCGGCGCCCGGCGGATGCGGCGGGACTGACGAACCGCGGCCGCATCGAACAGGGGGCCCGCGCCGATCTGGTCTGGGCACGCCAGGATGCCCAGCGCGAGGTGCATGTCGAGCATGTCTGGAAGGATGGCCGCCGTGTCTTCTGA
- a CDS encoding FadR/GntR family transcriptional regulator, translating into MNNDSATFTPSRRIKRADQIVDSIKRWVVVNGKQPGERLPNERELMAQFDCAKGTVREALKSLEVQGLISIRTGPNGGAVLVSVPYDLASQLLRNFLHFEQPSGPDIYALRTLVEPEIAAQATSLLSEDDLDRLDALVERCAQPAADFDERIEQRIAELEFHVVLAERCTNPLLAFIGRFLNDLIRDLVIFKKARLPEQREFSCANLDYHRQLMGAFRARDAEQARALMLQHMRSAEHFNIELQGQLEQRMLMME; encoded by the coding sequence ATGAACAACGATAGTGCAACTTTCACCCCGAGCCGACGCATCAAGCGTGCCGATCAGATCGTCGATTCGATCAAGCGCTGGGTCGTGGTCAATGGCAAGCAGCCCGGCGAGCGGCTGCCCAACGAGCGCGAGCTGATGGCTCAGTTCGATTGTGCCAAGGGTACGGTGCGCGAAGCGCTGAAGTCACTGGAAGTGCAGGGGCTGATCAGTATCCGCACCGGGCCCAACGGTGGCGCTGTGCTGGTGTCGGTGCCCTACGATCTGGCCAGCCAGCTGCTGCGCAATTTCCTGCATTTCGAGCAGCCCAGCGGGCCGGACATCTATGCACTGCGCACCTTGGTGGAGCCGGAAATTGCCGCTCAGGCGACGTCTTTGCTGAGCGAGGATGATCTCGATCGGCTGGATGCACTGGTAGAGCGCTGTGCACAGCCTGCGGCGGACTTTGATGAGCGCATCGAGCAGCGTATCGCCGAACTTGAGTTTCATGTGGTACTGGCCGAGCGCTGCACCAACCCGCTGCTGGCCTTTATCGGCCGCTTTCTGAATGATCTGATCCGGGATCTGGTGATCTTCAAGAAGGCGCGCCTGCCGGAGCAGCGCGAGTTTTCCTGCGCCAATCTGGACTACCACCGCCAGCTGATGGGGGCCTTTCGTGCCCGGGATGCAGAACAGGCGAGGGCGCTGATGCTGCAGCACATGCGCTCGGCGGAGCACTTCAATATTGAACTGCAGGGGCAGCTGGAGCAGCGAATGCTGATGATGGAGTAG